A genome region from Ignavibacteriota bacterium includes the following:
- a CDS encoding protein kinase has translation MIGQTISHYKILEKLGEGGMGVVYKAQDTTLDRLVALKFLPQHLSESQENKTRFMQEAKATAALNHPNILSVYEVIESDGTMCLVLELLEGQTLKSYLTNLKVGPGVPVQQALAWTIQLANGLQAAHNKNIIHRDIKPQNIMLNASGVLKIMDFGLAKLKSAQSITRTGTSVGTISYMSPEQTQGVSVDHRTDIWSLGVLLYEMLTAELPFKAEHEVGLSYLIVNENPVPPSTLDLKIPHRVDSIVNKMMEKDPAKRVQTMAEVVALIESVQKEIAAATTAAKTKAIAVLPFDNISPEKESEYFCDGLMGELIANLSRLKDIRVVSRTSSMQYKGTKKDIKTIGRELDARYIIEGNVRKFQDNLRITAQLIDVETDAQLWAETYKGTLADVFDIQEKVSKQIVDALMVKLTPKEQAVLSKRSTLDAEAFDCHLRARDFLYRRTKNSIQFAIQLFQKAIELDPRYASAYAGLGEAYATLHHDFDTNEIWLDKAIESSLKALVYDSTLSDAYAALGLAYFSKKSLDDALEATQKAIELDPNNFAGYWILGRIYHTIDRDRDAVTLFEKAIALNPHFHSAYGDLRMVYERLGDKENYQKILHRLLELFPKYLSQYPDDARSRIYYATDLAQVGRNAEAKQEAAKALALSPDDPLMLYNAACCYARMGENRLAVDALKHSFAAGLEDIEWTKRDPDLDAIRKEPEYIELMKGK, from the coding sequence ATGATTGGTCAAACAATTTCTCACTATAAAATACTTGAAAAACTTGGTGAAGGCGGAATGGGAGTTGTGTATAAAGCACAAGATACAACACTCGACCGCTTAGTTGCTTTAAAATTTCTTCCCCAGCATCTTTCCGAATCTCAGGAAAACAAAACACGGTTTATGCAGGAAGCAAAAGCGACTGCCGCTCTGAATCATCCCAATATTCTCAGCGTGTATGAAGTGATTGAATCGGACGGAACCATGTGCCTTGTTCTTGAACTTCTCGAAGGGCAAACGTTGAAATCGTATTTAACGAATCTCAAGGTCGGTCCCGGTGTTCCGGTTCAGCAGGCGTTGGCATGGACAATTCAACTTGCGAACGGATTGCAAGCAGCACACAATAAGAATATCATCCACAGAGATATTAAACCGCAGAACATTATGCTGAATGCGAGCGGTGTTCTCAAAATTATGGACTTCGGGCTTGCGAAACTGAAGAGCGCGCAATCAATTACAAGAACAGGAACATCTGTCGGTACGATTTCCTACATGTCGCCGGAACAAACACAAGGAGTTTCTGTTGACCACCGAACAGATATTTGGTCGCTCGGAGTTCTGTTATATGAAATGCTCACCGCTGAATTGCCATTCAAAGCCGAACATGAAGTCGGGCTTTCGTATCTCATCGTCAACGAAAACCCTGTACCGCCCAGTACGCTCGATTTAAAAATTCCCCATCGTGTTGATTCTATCGTCAACAAAATGATGGAGAAAGACCCGGCGAAACGTGTTCAAACAATGGCTGAAGTTGTTGCTTTGATAGAATCAGTTCAGAAAGAAATTGCGGCGGCAACGACTGCGGCAAAAACAAAAGCAATTGCCGTTCTTCCGTTTGATAATATCAGCCCGGAAAAAGAGAGTGAATATTTTTGTGACGGTCTCATGGGGGAACTCATTGCCAATTTGTCGAGACTAAAAGATATTCGTGTTGTTTCAAGAACCTCTTCGATGCAATACAAAGGAACGAAGAAAGATATTAAAACCATCGGGAGAGAACTCGATGCACGATACATCATTGAAGGGAACGTGAGAAAATTTCAGGACAACCTTCGTATTACCGCGCAGTTAATTGATGTTGAAACCGATGCGCAACTATGGGCAGAAACATACAAAGGGACGCTTGCGGATGTTTTTGATATTCAGGAAAAAGTATCGAAACAGATTGTTGATGCGCTTATGGTGAAACTAACTCCGAAGGAACAGGCGGTCCTTTCAAAGCGTTCAACGTTGGATGCGGAAGCGTTTGATTGTCATCTTCGTGCGAGGGATTTTCTCTATCGCAGAACAAAGAACAGTATTCAGTTCGCGATTCAACTCTTTCAAAAGGCAATTGAACTTGACCCGCGCTATGCATCTGCGTATGCCGGACTTGGAGAAGCGTATGCAACGCTTCATCATGATTTTGATACGAATGAAATTTGGTTGGATAAAGCGATTGAATCGAGTCTCAAAGCGTTAGTGTATGATTCGACACTCTCCGATGCGTATGCCGCGTTGGGGCTTGCATATTTTTCAAAAAAATCACTCGATGATGCACTTGAAGCAACACAAAAAGCAATTGAACTTGACCCGAATAATTTTGCCGGTTATTGGATTCTCGGCAGAATTTATCACACCATTGACCGTGACCGTGATGCTGTAACACTGTTTGAAAAGGCAATCGCTCTCAACCCGCATTTTCATTCTGCCTACGGAGATTTGAGAATGGTGTACGAACGACTCGGTGACAAAGAGAACTATCAAAAAATTCTTCACAGACTTCTTGAATTATTCCCCAAGTATTTATCGCAATACCCGGATGACGCGAGGTCGCGAATCTATTATGCAACAGACCTTGCACAGGTGGGAAGAAATGCAGAAGCGAAACAAGAAGCCGCCAAGGCATTAGCGCTCAGTCCGGACGACCCGCTGATGTTATACAACGCCGCGTGTTGTTACGCGAGAATGGGTGAGAACCGGCTTGCTGTTGATGCGTTGAAACATTCATTCGCCGCGGGTTTGGAAG